From Felis catus isolate Fca126 chromosome B4, F.catus_Fca126_mat1.0, whole genome shotgun sequence:
CCGTCCCCAGCGGAAAGCCCTTTCCGTTCCGGATCTTTCTGCGCACAACAGGCTATGCCCACGAGGAGGATGGAGACCGGAAGCCGAGCGAGGGAGCGGAAGAGGGGAGGCCCAGCGCCTATTTGAATCGACCCTATTTCTGTGCAGCACCTGGGCCTGTGCCTCAGGCCGccgtcccaccccccccccaccaaagctGTGGGGTCACTGACCTCCTGGTGGGATGCTGGGTGCTGCTTGGGGGACAGCAGGGACCGGTGTGTGTTCCTTCACTGGGGCCCCCGTGACAAAGCACTGCAGGACTTTCGATGACAGACCTCCCTCCTCTcgcggttctggaggccagaggccgAGATCCAGGTGTGTGGGGGGCTGGTACCTCCCGAGGCTTCTGTTTGCCATGTAGACACCGTCCGTCCTGTTTCCTCACGGGGtcgtccctgtgtgtgtgtgccctgaCCTCCTCTTCTCATAGGGACACCCACCACATTGGATCAGGGTCGCCTATGACCTCATTTCACCTACATCCCCCCCATAAAGACCCCATCTCCCTACACTGTCACCCTGAGGTCCTGCGATGCCACCATTCCGATTGAGGCCACTGTTGAACCTGGGACAGGTTTAGGATCCgagagcaggaaggaggaagaaaggcacGGGCCACTTCTGCGGATCTAACACATGTCCTCCCGCCCAGCACTGACCTCGCAGTTAGGACCCTGAGGCCCTCGCTGAGGTGACACGGTGCCCAAGGCACACCGGGCCCTGTCTCCACAGCTCGTTCTCGGCCCGGAGACCAGGGAGGGGGGCCGGCGAGGGGGAGCCCCCACCCACACACTCAGGCCCGGACGGCGGTGGGGAGCCGCTCCCCCAGACCACAGGGACAGCGCCTTTCAGGGAATCCCAGCGTCCCCCCAACAAGGGACGGCAGACTCTACACAAGGCAGCGTCTCACCTCCTCCCGGACCCCAAAATCCCCTGAAGGGGCAGGAAGCCCCAGTGCGGAGCGGAAGAGACGGCCGGCAGGCAGTGGCTCACACCCGTGGCTGCCGTGGTGGTCGGGGTCCACCGAGCTGCTGTGGGATTTCTCCCAGACCAGAGCGACAGCATCCATGGGAGGTCAGCGTGCCGGCCCAGCTGCCCCATGTGGACGCCCACCCCCGACCTGATCCAGCCTCGTGGCCGCCCAGTGTGGACATTCACACCGAACCTGATCCAGCCTCGTGGTCCGGTTTGTTGCCAAGCAGAAGTGACCTCTTTAATAGACGCGTCTTCCAGAACCTTCCGCCGTTCCCAATAACTCTGGAGAAGAGGCCCCTCCCATTTTCAAGGCCTGTTGTTTATGTAAACAAAGTGGTTAATTAGACAGTTTGTTGAGctatttaaaatgcattctgctttaaaataacaagcaataacaattaaaaatcacAGCATTTTTAATACCAACGGATTCTTCCatcaaattcttagaaaaatgagTTCATATGAGTTATTAATACGCCTGCTCTAATTTCATTCGTAAGTAAATGCATCTCCGTCCACACTGACTGGTGGGAAGTTTGCAGAACAGGAACTGCTCCACATTTGGAGAAAAATCAGGGGCCACAGGGATATGGACATGGATGGCCCCTGGCGACCCGGGGAGTGATCTGGGGGAAGGTGCGATCAGAGCCTCCTGGATGGGCACCATTCTGTTCCGGCAAACACCCCAGCTCAGGCCCAACCACAACTAGCAaccaaagggagaaagaaggacacTTCTCTGAAGCCCTTGAccggggctgggtgggggagcaGCCCTCGAACCCTGCAGGCCACGGCCAGGCTGCGGTACGGGGACGGGCACACCTGCACGAGATTACCAGCCCAGACTCCTCGGGACCCTGTGGGCTAGCGGCCCCTGTGAAGACGGCACAGAAGACCCCACTTGTAAGAGCCGCGTCCCTCCAGCCTCCTGGTGACGTGGGACCAGGGCAAGTGGCCTGGTGACTCTCCATGCGAGAACACATGTGCTGGGAGCAGAAAGGCCCGCACCCCACCGAGCCTGCGGGTCCAGGAGAGGGCGAGGGCCCCCGGTGGACCAGCGGTCCCACTTCTGGGCCTGCTGGGGACGCACCGCCAGCTGACCGTGGTCCCGGGAAGGCCCGGAGGACGCTGCGGTGACCACCATGATGtgagggtggggggttgggtgCTGTGACTGCGTTCGGCTCCCTGACAGCAGCCGGGGGTCCTGTCAGCCAGCAGCGGAAGGACAGGGGCCACCACGGGCCAGGcagcaggtgggaggggcagccactcctgacccacagacacCCACCAGATGCCCCTGAACCCGCAGCCCCCGGGCAGGAGGGCTGAGCGGACAACAGCGTGTCGCTCGCTCCTCCCACAAAAGGAGGCCGAGGGTGAGGCCAGGAGGCCGAGGACCCTGCCCAGGAGGAGCCACCACCCCCACTCAGTGCCTGCACCTGGATCCAGTCTCCAGCCCCAGAACCACAGACAGAGGGCGCAAGGGGCTGGATGCCGCCACCACCATCAGAGCAATGACCCCGTCCGCCCCAGGTGGCCTCTGGACGCTGACCTGGGGAGGAACACCCTGTGCCCCAATAGAGCCAACAGGCCCCAAAAGGTGGCCGTCCACGTCCCAGGCACGTCCTCCATGGAGCCCGGGGCGCACACGACGAGCCTGTTCCTGCCCAGACGGGGGGCTTTGAGGGCTGCTCGTGGCTGCGGTGTGGACGGCTCCCACACCCTGTTCCCAGAGCTGCAGCCCTGAGGACGGTCTCCACCCTCCACTTGGCGGATATCCGTGGGCCCACCCTTTTGTTAGCAGCACCCCACAATGGTTCTTGACCTGTGGGCAAGACAGGGTGGAACATTCCAGAACTTGTCTCCCTCAACcaggtgagagggagacagacacacagacacagacacagaaccAAAAGTAGTGCTCTGTCCCAGGGATGGCGGACCAGCCCCCAGCGTATGGACCTGAGcaatgcaggggaggggcttcCTGCAAACAGAATGTTCCGGTAGCCCAGTGGCCCTCCAGGCACAGGGTCTTGAGGCCCTGGTCGTGAGGCCTGGTCGTGAGGCCCCCTCGGCACCTGCTGCAGAACTTGTCCAGCGTCCATCTCTGCTGGTGGCACGCGGGGACTCCAAGTGGAAGCCAGTGGCCACGTCCTGGGCCCTGGGCTCACGCCCGACCCTCCAGCCCCCGCTTCCTTCCTAACGCCCCGCCCATCCCTGCTCCCTGCAGAGGAAATGCCGTCTGGGAGAACATTTCTGAGCCATCTGCTCTGATTCTTCCCTCCAGCGTGGCTCTTGCACCCGTGTCATTAGCCACGCCTGGTAGCCACCTCTGGGGAAAACAGATGGTAAAACCCAGGATCTCCCACCGTGACCACGTGTACCCACGGGAAGGCGAGATGAGCCCTCTGCACGATTCAGGGTGTGGGAGGAGCAGCCAAGGCATTTGCAGGTCACAGGTGACCCGGGGTGGTCTGGCTGGTTCTGCCCAGAGGTCAGAGGAGGAGCGGATCCCCCAGACCGTGCAGCCTAACAGGCGATGGTGACAGGCGATGGTTACTGTCCTAGCTAGGCGGATACTGACCGAGCTCcccccccatgtcaggctctgagctggccaGGGCCCTGGCATGGGCAAAAGAAAGCTCCAGCCTGGGATCTTGGCTCCCTGACAGTGGGAACCACACCCTAGCTCCCACCGCACAAGGGGTCTAGAATCCGTGACATCGGCTCCTGCCCCGGGACCCCCTCCTGCAGTGCCCGGGG
This genomic window contains:
- the LOC109501870 gene encoding transcription initiation factor TFIID subunit 4-like, translating into MLCTGQEPLWGAANKRVGPRISAKWRVETVLRAAALGTGCGSRPHRSHEQPSKPPVWAGTGSSCAPRAPWRTCLGRGRPPFGACWLYWGTGCSSPGQRPEATWGGRGHCSDGGGGIQPLAPSVCGSGAGDWIQVQALSGGGGSSWAGSSASWPHPRPPFVGGASDTLLSAQPSCPGAAGSGASGGCLWVRSGCPSHLLPGPWWPLSFRCWLTGPPAAVREPNAVTAPNPPPSHHGGHRSVLRAFPGPRSAGGASPAGPEVGPLVHRGPSPSPGPAGSVGCGPFCSQHMCSRMESHQATCPGPTSPGGWRDAALTSGVFCAVFTGAASPQGPEESGLVISCRCARPRTAAWPWPAGFEGCSPTQPRSRASEKCPSFSLWLLVVVGPELGCLPEQNGAHPGGSDRTFPQITPRVARGHPCPYPCGP